The following are encoded together in the Triticum dicoccoides isolate Atlit2015 ecotype Zavitan chromosome 6B, WEW_v2.0, whole genome shotgun sequence genome:
- the LOC119323226 gene encoding disease resistance protein RGA4-like, with amino-acid sequence MEAAVASALAKEVVLKLVTLLSERHKLSKGLKDDLRFIHTELHMILCDMDEHLGDPSHSSRRPQVVSMEEMRDLAHDIEDCIDRFLPCAACEGEAAAASVLRRVKKAVTGNRSRFAAEIRKLRQRVKDAHERRVNYGVNGVISAAGAGAGAAAPPAATDAAEADPVGIDKPRQELVELLLGSEPGPPSVISIVGFGGSGKTTLARAVYCCPGVVQRFPARAWAAGSEHTEAGGLLTAILRQLHHTAHVPQDQDSINNFLGTTECLIVIDDINKQHWDTVRATLHGETKSRIIVTTALHSVANACSSGDGYVYKMSVLDAELSRVLLRKKVFFGGCSPELERGSTAIVDKCDGLPLALVSVARFLLGKNELTGRHCAQVCRDLGLHMEKDADFTKLQQVLVNNYRSLSDYPLKTSLLYTSVFPNGHPIRKNTLIRRWLAEGYVQCRYKRSDLEVADENFQKLIDRNIIRPINGSNNTKVKTCKTHGIMHEFMLHKSMSDNFIASLSDQNRSKFCHLFIQNPASGSTLGLNHQHTSPASDNVSDSSQKFRARSLTIFGNMGEAAAEFCRCELLRVLDLEECDDLKDGHLKDIHKLWHVKYLSLGGTISNLPRNIQKLHCLETLDLRKTKIEILPVEVIGLPHLAHLFGKFKLGKDLKLGELEKFLPKKSKLQTLAGFVADENPGFLQLMSHMKELKKVKIWCCGSTDANNESMPHISEAVQKFAQDGMDTADVRSLSLDFGNSLGDFLGSIQEYCFLSSLKLRGRLTRLPQFVTSLCGLTELCLSSTNLVGNDLSNLCMMPCLLYLRLVEADLSGFIIKDRGFPSLLSLCLIVQIPVLPAIGVGALPCVVSLQLLCKDLVDLSGIKIEQHHCLQEVALDSMVSTKTVEMWETAVKKHPKRPKVLFLKRIDPSETKSTVKYVATDGPIREKASSIEFNQVQLTQNMLQNECIISLDQSSSMSKLNSAMKKIIVSEPPPAAPELSSAGNSVMPPSASIC; translated from the exons ATGGAGGCTGCGGTGGCAAGCGCCCTGGCCAAGGAGGTGGTGCTGAAGCTGGTCACGCTGCTGAGCGAGAGGCACAAGCTGTCCAAGGGCCTCAAGGACGACCTCCGCTTCATCCACACCGAGCTCCACATGATCCTGTGCGACATGGACGAGCACCTTGGAGATCCGAGCCACAGCTCACGGCGGCCGCAGGTGGTGTCCATGGAGGAGATGCGCGATCTGGCGCACGACATCGAGGATTGCATCGACCGGTTCCTCCCCTGCGCCGCCTGCGAGGGGGAAGCAGCAGCAGCCTCCGTCCTCCGCCGCGTCAAGAAGGCGGTCACCGGCAACAGATCCCGGTTCGCGGCGGAGATCCGGAAGCTCAGGCAGAGGGTCAAGGACGCCCACGAGCGAAGGGTCAACTATGGCGTCAACGGCGTGATATCtgccgccggagccggagccggagcagcAGCTCCCCCTGCGGCCACAGATGCGGCCGAGGCCGATCCTGTGGGCATCGACAAGCCCAGGCAGGAGCTGGTGGAGCTGCTGCTGGGCAGCGAGCCGGGGCCTCCCAGCGTGATATCCATCGTGGGGTTCGGCGGCTCGGGCAAGACGACGCTCGCCAGGGCGGTGTACTGCTGCCCCGGTGTCGTCCAGAGATTCCCTGCCCGTGCCTGGGCCGCGGGGTCCGAGCACACGGAAGCCGGCGGGCTCCTGACGGCCATACTCCGGCAGCTCCACCACACCGCCCATGTGCCACAGGACCAAGATTCCATCAATAATTTCCTGGGGACTACAGA GTGCTTAATTGTGATTGATGACATCAACAAGCAACACTGGGATACCGTAAGAGCTACCTTACATGGGGAAACAAAAAGCAGAATCATTGTAACCACGGCTCTGCACTCAGTAGCTAATGCTTGCAGCTCAGGCGATGGTTATGTTTACAAGATGAGTGTTCTTGATGCAGAACTCTCCAGGGTTTTGCTTAGGAAGAAGGTATTCTTTGGAGGATGTTCACCTGAACTTGAGCGAGGTTCGACAGCAATTGTGGACAAGTGCGACGGCCTCCCACTTGCTCTTGTTAGCGTGGCCAGATTTCTGCTAGGCAAGAATGAGCTCACAGGAAGACACTGTGCGCAAGTTTGCCGCGACCTCGGGCTTCATATGGAGAAGGATGCAGACTTCACAAAATTGCAACAGGTTCTTGTAAATAACTACAGAAGCCTGTCTGACTATCCTCTCAAGACCTCCCTGCTATACACAAGTGTATTTCCAAACGGTCATCCAATCAGGAAGAATACATTAATCAGGCGATGGTTAGCAGAAGGGTATGTGCAGTGTAGGTACAAGCGCAGTGACCTGGAGGTAGCAGACGAAAACTTCCAGAAGCTTATCGACCGGAATATCATTCGGCCGATCAATGGTAGCAACAACACAAAAGTGAAGACGTGCAAAACTCATGGTATTATGCACGAGTTCATGCTGCACAAGTCTATGTCTGATAACTTCATCGCGTCTCTTAGTGATCAAAATCGAAGCAAATTCTGTCACCTCTTCATCCAGAACCCTGCAAGTGGCAGCACATTGGGCTTGAACCACCAACATACAAGTCCAGCAAGCGACAACGTATCTGATAGCAGTCAAAAATTCCGCGCCCGGTCTCTGACAATCTTCGGGAATATGGGAGAAGCTGCTGCTGAGTTTTGCAGGTGTGAGCTGCTGCGTGTGTTGGATCTGGAAGAATGTGACGATTTGAAGGACGGGCATCTCAAGGACATACATAAGTTGTGGCATGTGAAATATCTGAGCCTTGGGGGTACTATCAGCAACCTTCCAAGGAATATTCAGAAGTTACACTGTTTGGAGACACTGGACCTTAGGAAGACAAAGATAGAGATATTGCCTGTGGAAGTCATTGGCTTGCCTCACCTAGCTCACCTTTTTGGAAAGTTTAAGCTTGGGAAGGACTTGAAACTGGGTGAACTAGAGAAGTTCTTACCCAAGAAAAGCAAGTTGCAGACCCTAGCAGGATTTGTTGCAGACGAGAATCCTGGATTTCTACAACTCATGTCTCATATGAAAGAATTGAAAAAGGTTAAGATATGGTGTTGTGGATCCACTGATGCAAACAATGAGAGCATGCCTCACATTTCGGAGGCAGTTCAGAAGTTTGCTCAGGATGGTATGGACACGGCAGACGTCCGTTCTCTGTCACTTGATTTTGGAAACTCCTTGGGGGACTTCTTGGGTTCTATACAAGAATATTGCTTCCTCAGCTCGCTGAAACTGCGTGGCAGGCTGACTCGACTGCCTCAGTTTGTTACATCCCTGTGTGGCCTTACAGAGCTGTGCCTTTCATCAACTAATCTGGTGGGGAATGATCTATCAAACCTGTGTATGATGCCCTGCTTGCTTTATCTCAGACTGGTTGAAGCTGACCTTAgtggcttcatcataaaagatagGGGTTTCCCAAGCCTGTTAAGCTTATGCCTTATTGTGCAAATACCCGTCCTGCCTGCAATTGGAGTAGGAGCTTTGCCGTGTGTCGTCTCACTTCAGCTGCTCTGTAAAGATCTTGTTGATCTTTCAGGCATCAAGATCGAACAGCATCACTGTCTGCAGGAAGTTGCTCTGGATTCTATGGTCAGTACCAAAACAGTAGAAATGTGGGAAACTGCAGTGAAGAAGCATCCCAAGAGGCCAAAAGTTCTGTTTCTCAAAAGGATTGATCCAAGCGAAACCAAGTCCACTGTGAAATATGTGGCGACAGACGGACCAATACGTGAGAAGGCATCCTCCATTGAGTTCAATCAAGTTCAGTTAACGCAGAATATGTTGCAGAACGAATGCATAATCAGTTTAGATCAATCCAGTTCAATGAGCAAACTCAATTCAGCTATGAAGAAAATAATAGTTTCAGAACCCCCTCCGGCTGCACCCGAGCTGTCCAGTGCTGGGAACAGTGTGATGCCTCCTTCTGCAAG CATATGCTAA